The following are encoded in a window of Magnolia sinica isolate HGM2019 chromosome 11, MsV1, whole genome shotgun sequence genomic DNA:
- the LOC131219515 gene encoding uncharacterized protein LOC131219515 — MDPSLAKQEKTEDMEISLRPFDLSDIDDFMVWTTDARVARFCRWDAYTSKEAVLERLKERIIPHPWYRAICLDNRPIGAISITPGSDNDRCRAALGYVIGFQHWGKGIATRAVKMAVGSIFREWPHLERLEAVVDVENPGSERVLEKAGFVREGLLRKYFILKGKARDVVMYSFLSTDPMPSE; from the coding sequence ATGGATCCATCACTAGCCAAACAAGAGAAAACGGAGGACATGGAGATCTCTCTCCGACCGTTCGATCTCTCCGACATCGACGATTTCATGGTGTGGACCACGGACGCACGTGTGGCTCGTTTCTGCCGTTGGGACGCCTACACATCCAAAGAAGCGGTTCTGGAACGCTTGAAGGAAAGGATCATCCCCCATCCATGGTACCGGGCCATATGCCTCGACAACCGTCCGATCGGCGCCATCTCGATCACACCCGGATCCGACAACGATAGATGTCGGGCTGCACTCGGGTACGTTATCGGGTTCCAGCACTGGGGTAAAGGGATAGCCACACGAGCGGTGAAGATGGCCGTCGGGTCCATATTCCGGGAGTGGCCACATCTCGAACGGCTGGAAGCGGTTGTGGACGTTGAGAACCCGGGATCCGAACGGGTCCTTGAGAAGGCCGGGTTCGTTAGAGAGGGTCTGCTGAGAAAGTACTTCATTTTGAAAGGGAAGGCAAGGGATGTTGTGATGTATAGCTTCCTTTCTACGGATCCCATGCCCTCCGAGTAA